A genomic segment from Corythoichthys intestinalis isolate RoL2023-P3 chromosome 2, ASM3026506v1, whole genome shotgun sequence encodes:
- the LOC130911321 gene encoding small integral membrane protein 11-like, translating into MISLVIARFADKLELVTKLKMINWKALDNVPVLLYILALKTLILCLGFAGVKIYQSKKAEAALKQQQAEKRKLAQRTQELIDNLKED; encoded by the exons ATGATATCTTTGGTCATCGCACGGTTCGCAGACAAACTTGAACTCGtcacaaagctaaaaatgatcaaCTGGAAG GCTTTGGACAATGTACCTGTACTCTTGTACATTTTAGCCCTGAAGACACTGATTCTTTGTTTGGGCTTCGCTGGGGTGAAGATCTACCAGAGTAAGAAGGCAGAGGCAGCTTTGAAGCAGCAGCAGGCGGAGAAGAGGAAACTGGCTCAGCGGACACAAGAGCTAATTGATAACTTGAAGGAAGACTGA